One window from the genome of Nicotiana tomentosiformis chromosome 5, ASM39032v3, whole genome shotgun sequence encodes:
- the LOC104109153 gene encoding beta-D-glucosyl crocetin beta-1,6-glucosyltransferase-like, giving the protein MDTQVTERGNTNLRVIMFPWLAYGHISPFLNVSKKLVDRGFLIYLCSTPINLKSIVKKIPEKYSVSIQLIEYHLPESPELPPHYHTTNGLPPHLNYTLQKASKLSKPNFSKILKNLKPDLVVYDVLQQWAEGVANEHNIPAVKLLTSGAAVFSYYFNLVKTPGIEFPFPAIYLRNIELVKLGEVMAKSAKQKESDDVDLFTEGNMQIMLMSTSRIIEAKYIDYFSELSNWKVIPVGPPVQDSMASDADDVEFFDWLGKKDENSTVFVSFGSEYFLTKEDMEEIAFGLEISNVNFIWVVRFPKGEEQNLENALPQGFLERIGERGRVLKKWAPQPRILNHPNIGGFISHCGWNSVMESVDFGVPIIAMPIHLDQPLNARLMVELGVAAEIVRDDDGKIYREEIAQVLESVIAGEIGENLRKKVKDVSKNLKCIRGEEMDTVAEELIQFCKNSNKCK; this is encoded by the coding sequence ATGGATACACAAGTAACAGAACGTGGTAACACTAATTTGAGGGTAATTATGTTTCCATGGTTGGCATATGGACACATATCTCCATTTCTAAACGTATCCAAGAAACTCGTGGACAGGGGATTCTTGATTTACCTCTGTTCTACACCTATCAATCTTAAATCTATAGTCAAGAAAATACCCGAAAAATATTCTGTTTCAATACAGCTTATTGAATATCATTTACCCGAATCGCCTGAACTTCCTCCTCATTACCATACAACCAATGGACTCCCACCCCATCTCAATTACACCCTTCAAAAGGCCTCGAAATTGTCCAAACCAAACTTCTCCAAAATCTTGAAAAATCTGAAACCTGATTTGGTAGTTTACGATGTTTTACAGCAATGGGCTGAAGGCGTAGCGAATGAACATAACATTCCTGCAGTCAAGCTCTTAACTTCTGGTGCAGCTGTGTTTTCATACTATTTTAACTTAGTAAAGACACCAGGGATTGAATTCCCTTTCCCAGCTATTTATCTTAGGAACATTGAGTTAGTAAAATTGGGTGAAGTGATGGCAAAATCAGCTAAACAAAAAGAATCTGATGATGTGGATCTTTTTACTGAAGGAAATATGCAAATTATGTTAATGAGTACCTCTAGAATTATAGAGGCAAAATACATCgattatttttctgaattgagTAATTGGAAAGTTATTCCAGTTGGTCCACCAGTCCAAGACTCAATGGCTAGTGACGCGGATGATGTGGAGTTTTTTGATTGGCTAGGAAAAAAAGATGAGAATTCAACTGTTTTTGTCTCTTTTGGAAGTGAGTATTTTTTGACAAAAGAAGATATGGAAGAAATAGCTTTTGGATTGGAGATTAGTAATGTTAATTTTATATGGGTTGTAAGATTTCCAAAGGGGGAAGAACAAAATCTTGAAAATGCTCTACCACAAGGTTTTCTTGAAAGAATTGGGGAAAGGGGAAGAGTTTTGAAGAAATGGGCACCACAACCAAGAATTCTCAATCATCCGAATATCGGAGGATTTATAAGTCATTGTGGTTGGAATTCTGTAATGGAAAGCGTAGATTTTGGGGTTCCAATTATAGCTATGCCTATTCATCTTGATCAACCACTAAATGCTAGATtgatggtagaattaggggtcgCGGCTGAGATTGTTAGAGATGATGACGGTAAGATTTATAGAGAAGAAATTGCGCAAGTTCTTGAAAGTGTCATAGCTGGGGAAATAGGAGAAAATCTGAGGAAAAAAGTTAAAGATGTTAGCAAGAATTTGAAATGTATAAGGGGTGAAGAGATGGATACAGTTGCTGAAGAGCTAATTCAATTTTGTAAGAATAGTAATAAGTGCAAATAA